A window of the Streptomyces luomodiensis genome harbors these coding sequences:
- a CDS encoding DUF3097 domain-containing protein, producing MRQYDPDLTPPWKRQRPAPEVPAEPDLVVEEVTTGFCGAVIRCEKTAQGPTVTLEDRFGKHRVFPMEPRGFLLEGRVVTLVRPRAAAPSAPRRTASGSIAVPGGARARVARAGRIYVEGRHDAELVERVWGDDLRIEGVVVEYLEGVDDLPAIVDGFSPGPDARLGVLVDHLVAGSKESRIAAQVTGEHVLVLGHPYIDIWEAVKPSSVGIPAWPAVPHGQDWKKGVCRALGWPENTGAAWQRILSSVRSYKDLQPELLGRVEELIDFVTAPEG from the coding sequence ATGCGACAGTACGACCCGGACCTGACCCCGCCCTGGAAGCGGCAGCGGCCCGCCCCGGAGGTCCCCGCCGAACCGGACCTCGTCGTGGAGGAGGTCACCACCGGATTCTGCGGTGCGGTGATCCGCTGTGAGAAGACCGCCCAGGGTCCCACGGTCACTCTGGAGGACCGCTTCGGCAAACATCGCGTCTTCCCCATGGAGCCGCGCGGTTTTCTTCTCGAGGGGCGTGTCGTCACCCTCGTACGCCCGCGCGCGGCGGCCCCCAGCGCGCCCCGGCGCACGGCCTCGGGGTCGATCGCCGTTCCGGGAGGAGCGCGGGCCAGGGTCGCCCGCGCGGGACGCATCTATGTCGAGGGGCGGCATGACGCGGAGCTGGTCGAGCGGGTCTGGGGCGACGATCTGCGCATCGAGGGCGTCGTCGTGGAGTACCTGGAGGGCGTCGACGACCTGCCCGCCATCGTCGACGGCTTCTCCCCCGGCCCGGACGCCCGGCTCGGCGTCCTCGTCGACCATCTGGTGGCGGGCTCCAAGGAATCCCGGATCGCCGCGCAGGTGACCGGCGAGCACGTGCTGGTCCTCGGCCACCCCTACATCGACATCTGGGAGGCCGTGAAGCCGTCCTCCGTCGGCATCCCGGCCTGGCCCGCGGTGCCGCACGGCCAGGACTGGAAGAAGGGTGTCTGCCGCGCCCTGGGCTGGCCGGAGAACACCGGAGCCGCCTGGCAGCGCATCCTGTCCTCGGTCCGCTCCTACAAGGACCTTCAGCCGGAGCTGCTGGGACGGGTGGAGGAACTGATCGATTTCGTGACGGCCCCGGAGGGCTGA
- the lepA gene encoding translation elongation factor 4, giving the protein MPATPTNVPEPSRTDPALIRNFCIIAHIDHGKSTLADRMLQLTGVVEQRQMRAQYLDRMDIERERGITIKSQAVRLPWAPTKDEGGESATHILNMIDTPGHVDFTYEVSRSLAACEGCILLVDAAQGIEAQTLANLYLAMEHDLTIIPVLNKIDLPAAQPEKYAAELAHLIGCDPSDVLKVSAKTGEGVAELLDRVVELVPAPVGVEDAPARAMIFDSVYDAYRGVVTYVKVVDGTLSKRERIKMMSTGAAHELLEIGTNSPEMTPADGLSVGEVGYLITGVKDVRQSKVGDTITQVTGGAQKPLGGYKDPKPMVFSGLYPLDGSDYPELREALDKLQLNDAALVYEPETSAALGFGFRVGFLGLLHLEVIRERLEREFNLDLIATAPNVVYRVEMEDGSEHTVTNPSEFPVGKIDTVHEPVVRATILAPSEFIGAIMELCQNRRGVMLGMDYLSEDRVEIRYTLPLAEVVFDFFDQLKSKTRGYASLDYEPTGEQTSDLVKVDILLHGDKVDAFSAITHKDKAYAYGVRLVAKLRELIPRQNFEVPIQAAIGSRVIARETVRAIRKDVLAKCYGGDISRKRKLLEKQKEGKKRMKMVGSVEVPQEAFIAVLSSDSDGKDSKAKK; this is encoded by the coding sequence GTGCCCGCGACCCCTACCAATGTGCCGGAGCCGAGCCGTACCGACCCGGCTCTGATCCGTAACTTCTGCATCATCGCGCACATCGACCACGGCAAGTCGACGCTCGCCGACCGTATGCTCCAGCTGACCGGTGTGGTCGAGCAGCGGCAGATGCGCGCGCAGTACCTCGACCGCATGGACATCGAGCGCGAGCGCGGCATCACGATCAAGTCCCAGGCGGTCCGGCTGCCCTGGGCGCCGACGAAGGACGAGGGCGGCGAGTCGGCCACCCATATCCTCAACATGATCGACACCCCCGGCCACGTGGACTTCACCTACGAGGTCTCGCGCTCCCTCGCCGCCTGTGAGGGGTGCATCCTGCTGGTCGACGCGGCCCAGGGCATCGAGGCACAGACCCTCGCCAACCTCTACCTGGCGATGGAGCACGACCTCACGATCATCCCGGTCCTCAACAAGATCGACCTGCCCGCCGCCCAGCCCGAGAAGTACGCCGCCGAGCTGGCCCATCTCATCGGCTGCGACCCCTCCGACGTGCTGAAGGTCTCCGCCAAGACCGGCGAGGGCGTGGCCGAGCTGCTGGACCGGGTCGTGGAGCTGGTGCCGGCTCCGGTCGGTGTCGAGGACGCCCCCGCCCGCGCGATGATCTTCGACTCCGTCTATGACGCCTACCGGGGCGTCGTGACCTATGTGAAGGTCGTCGACGGCACGCTCAGCAAGCGCGAGCGGATCAAGATGATGTCCACCGGCGCCGCCCATGAGCTGCTGGAGATCGGCACCAACTCCCCGGAGATGACCCCCGCCGACGGGCTGTCCGTGGGCGAGGTGGGCTATCTGATCACCGGTGTGAAGGATGTCCGCCAGTCCAAGGTCGGCGACACGATCACCCAGGTCACCGGCGGTGCGCAGAAGCCGCTGGGCGGCTACAAGGACCCGAAGCCGATGGTGTTCTCGGGGCTGTATCCGCTGGACGGCTCGGACTATCCCGAGCTGCGCGAGGCCCTGGACAAGCTGCAGCTCAACGATGCCGCGCTGGTCTACGAACCGGAGACCTCGGCCGCTCTCGGCTTCGGTTTCCGCGTCGGCTTCCTCGGGCTGCTGCACCTGGAGGTCATCCGTGAGCGCCTGGAGCGCGAATTCAATCTCGACCTGATCGCCACCGCGCCCAACGTGGTCTACCGGGTGGAGATGGAGGACGGCAGCGAGCACACGGTGACCAACCCCAGCGAGTTCCCGGTAGGCAAGATCGACACGGTGCACGAGCCGGTCGTCCGGGCCACCATCCTCGCTCCGAGCGAGTTCATCGGCGCGATCATGGAGCTGTGCCAGAACCGCCGCGGGGTGATGCTCGGCATGGACTACCTCTCCGAGGACCGGGTCGAGATCCGCTACACCCTGCCGCTCGCCGAGGTCGTCTTCGACTTCTTCGACCAGCTGAAGTCCAAGACCCGCGGCTATGCCTCGCTCGACTACGAGCCCACCGGTGAGCAGACCTCCGACCTGGTCAAGGTTGACATCCTGCTGCACGGCGACAAGGTGGACGCGTTCTCGGCGATCACCCACAAGGACAAGGCGTACGCGTACGGCGTCCGGCTGGTCGCCAAGCTGCGCGAGCTCATCCCGCGGCAGAACTTCGAGGTGCCCATCCAGGCGGCCATCGGCTCCCGGGTCATCGCCCGTGAGACGGTCCGTGCCATCCGTAAGGACGTCCTCGCCAAGTGCTACGGCGGTGACATCTCCCGTAAGCGGAAGCTGCTGGAGAAGCAGAAGGAAGGCAAGAAGCGGATGAAGATGGTCGGCAGCGTGGAGGTCCCCCAGGAGGCGTTCATCGCGGTGCTGTCCTCCGACTCCGACGGCAAGGACTCCAAGGCGAAGAAGTAG
- a CDS encoding SpoIIE family protein phosphatase, giving the protein MPVGGGIGPVRTSASARASLPGTPLAASAARRFVRAALADWAALEVPAADRITDRVADEAVLLVSELVTNAVVHAGTAVEVSCALDVSDREGEPPSLVVEVTDHHPTRVLRGDPPDPDERPEYAGGHGLRLVAEIAESWGTTYRRTSKSVWFQMAVAPTAGPAAGPSAMGSAFHDAASAVDAAPATVGEPEGAFGAGAVHDGRKDAVEIVAPAPGRVPVRRDPEWIQRGALTFLAEASDLLAGQFDEDMVTSLAGQLLVPRLADWCAIWLDSASGPPRLARVWHASEGRIEGLRQVLEKEPPQVPAAVRGGAVEWPWPADPAAYGPGGAALACRLVAGGRALGTLLLGRAGLVRMPTEVVGLIEDFTRRVALALASARRYTRQATISRVLQRGLLPSVIPRIPGVESAVVYEPTGDISAGGDFYDVFQAGAGRWCFVLGDVCGNGPEAAVVTGLVRPWLRLLAREGYGVGEVLDRLNQLLGEEAVEQAVEGAAEAVAAGVEAAEGSSGVVELVDGGLIGTGLPSGGGVPRFLSLLYGELEPLGEGEGVRCTLASAGHPLPLVLRPGGEVRTVAEPQILLGVVDEVGYASESFDLAPGETLLCVTDGVTEHRSGDRQFDDEDGLAAALALCAGMSARQVAERVRRAVDEFAAEPPDDDLAMLVLKAAEPKP; this is encoded by the coding sequence CTGCCGGTGGGGGGTGGCATCGGCCCCGTCCGCACCAGCGCCTCGGCACGCGCCAGCCTGCCCGGTACTCCGCTCGCGGCCTCGGCCGCGCGCCGGTTCGTCCGTGCTGCCCTCGCCGACTGGGCCGCGCTCGAGGTCCCGGCCGCCGACCGGATCACCGACCGGGTCGCGGACGAGGCCGTACTGCTGGTGAGCGAGCTGGTCACCAACGCGGTGGTGCACGCCGGCACCGCCGTCGAGGTGAGCTGTGCGCTGGATGTGTCGGACCGCGAGGGCGAACCGCCGTCCCTCGTGGTGGAGGTGACCGACCACCACCCCACCCGGGTGCTGCGCGGCGATCCACCGGATCCGGACGAGCGGCCGGAGTACGCCGGCGGCCACGGACTGCGGCTGGTGGCCGAGATCGCCGAGTCATGGGGGACGACGTACCGGCGGACGAGCAAGTCGGTGTGGTTCCAGATGGCGGTGGCGCCCACGGCCGGGCCCGCCGCCGGGCCCAGCGCCATGGGCTCGGCCTTCCACGACGCGGCGTCCGCCGTGGACGCGGCGCCCGCCACCGTGGGGGAGCCGGAGGGCGCATTCGGGGCGGGGGCCGTTCATGACGGCCGTAAGGACGCCGTCGAGATCGTCGCCCCCGCACCGGGCCGCGTCCCCGTCCGCCGCGACCCCGAGTGGATCCAGCGCGGTGCGCTCACCTTCCTCGCCGAGGCGTCCGATCTGCTGGCCGGACAGTTCGACGAGGACATGGTGACCTCGCTGGCCGGGCAGCTGCTGGTGCCCCGGCTCGCCGACTGGTGCGCGATCTGGCTCGACTCCGCGAGCGGCCCGCCGCGGCTCGCCCGGGTCTGGCACGCCAGCGAAGGGCGCATCGAGGGCCTGCGGCAGGTGCTGGAGAAGGAGCCGCCCCAGGTGCCCGCCGCCGTCCGCGGCGGCGCCGTGGAGTGGCCCTGGCCGGCCGACCCCGCCGCGTACGGGCCCGGCGGCGCGGCCCTCGCCTGCCGGCTGGTCGCGGGCGGCCGCGCGCTCGGCACGCTGCTGCTGGGGCGAGCCGGGCTGGTGCGGATGCCGACCGAAGTGGTCGGTTTGATCGAGGACTTCACCCGCCGCGTCGCCCTGGCCCTCGCCTCCGCCCGCCGCTACACCCGGCAGGCGACGATCAGCCGGGTGCTCCAGCGCGGGCTGCTGCCCTCCGTCATCCCGCGCATCCCCGGGGTCGAGTCGGCGGTCGTGTACGAGCCGACCGGCGACATCTCGGCCGGCGGCGACTTCTACGACGTCTTCCAGGCCGGCGCCGGCCGCTGGTGCTTCGTCCTGGGCGACGTCTGCGGGAACGGCCCGGAGGCGGCCGTGGTGACCGGGCTCGTCCGGCCCTGGCTGCGGCTGCTCGCCCGCGAGGGGTACGGCGTGGGGGAGGTCCTGGACCGGCTCAACCAGCTGCTGGGCGAGGAGGCGGTGGAGCAGGCCGTCGAGGGCGCCGCGGAGGCCGTGGCGGCCGGTGTGGAGGCCGCGGAAGGCTCCTCCGGGGTCGTGGAGCTGGTGGACGGGGGCCTGATCGGCACGGGGCTCCCCTCGGGCGGCGGGGTCCCCCGGTTCCTGTCGCTGCTGTACGGGGAGCTGGAGCCGCTGGGCGAGGGCGAGGGGGTGCGCTGCACCCTGGCCAGCGCGGGACATCCGCTGCCGTTGGTGCTGCGGCCCGGGGGCGAGGTGCGGACCGTCGCGGAGCCGCAGATATTGCTGGGCGTCGTGGACGAGGTCGGGTACGCGAGTGAATCGTTCGACCTGGCGCCCGGGGAAACGCTGCTGTGCGTGACGGACGGGGTCACCGAGCACCGATCCGGTGACCGGCAGTTCGACGACGAGGACGGCCTGGCGGCGGCGCTCGCGCTGTGCGCGGGCATGAGCGCGCGGCAGGTCGCGGAGCGGGTGCGGCGGGCGGTGGACGAGTTCGCCGCGGAGCCGCCGGACGACGACCTGGCGATGCTGGTCCTGAAGGCGGCCGAGCCGAAGCCCTAG
- a CDS encoding MBL fold metallo-hydrolase — translation METCWEEAGWERLAPDVARRRMPEWDETVGVVVGRTDILVVDTGATLRAGAELRTRITRLTGRRPTRIAFTHPHFDHVLGSAAFAGCEVYGATGVDELLCRERETLREDAIRHGVERGAATEAVDHLVGPHHLVSGELTLDLGDRPVLLANVGPGHTAHDLAVLVPGQPEVVFCGDLVEESGPPQAGPDAIPGHWPAALDRLLALGGEDALYVPGHGSVVDAAFVRTQRDELAARFGVSA, via the coding sequence ATGGAGACGTGTTGGGAAGAGGCAGGCTGGGAGCGGCTCGCGCCGGATGTGGCCCGCCGCCGGATGCCGGAGTGGGACGAGACGGTCGGCGTGGTCGTCGGCCGGACCGACATCCTCGTCGTGGACACCGGCGCGACCCTGCGCGCCGGGGCCGAGCTGCGCACCCGGATCACCCGGCTGACCGGCCGCCGCCCCACCCGGATCGCGTTCACCCATCCGCATTTCGACCACGTCCTGGGCTCGGCCGCCTTCGCGGGCTGCGAGGTGTACGGGGCCACGGGCGTGGACGAGCTGCTGTGCCGGGAGCGGGAGACGCTGCGCGAGGACGCGATCCGCCACGGGGTGGAGCGGGGCGCGGCCACCGAGGCGGTGGACCATCTCGTCGGCCCGCACCATCTGGTCTCCGGGGAGCTCACCCTCGACCTGGGCGACCGGCCGGTGCTGTTGGCCAATGTGGGACCCGGCCACACCGCCCACGACCTGGCCGTTCTGGTGCCCGGCCAGCCCGAGGTGGTCTTCTGCGGCGATCTGGTGGAGGAGTCCGGCCCACCCCAGGCGGGGCCCGACGCGATCCCCGGCCACTGGCCCGCCGCGCTGGACCGGCTGCTCGCCCTCGGCGGCGAGGACGCGCTGTACGTCCCGGGACACGGCTCCGTCGTGGACGCCGCCTTCGTCCGCACCCAACGCGACGAACTGGCCGCCCGCTTCGGCGTGTCCGCCTAG
- the hemW gene encoding radical SAM family heme chaperone HemW, with translation MPSVLPDGEPVPEDGALPATALAGAERRPLGFYLHVPYCATRCGYCDFNTYTASELRGSGGVLASRDNYAELVAEEVRLARKVLGDDPRPVRTVFVGGGTPTLLAAADLGRMLGTIREEFGLAEEAEITTEANPESVDPQYLAELREAGFNRISFGMQSARQHVLKVLDRTHTPGRPEACVTEARAAGFDHVNLDLIYGTPGESDADWRASLEAALGAGPDHVSAYALIVEEGTQLARRIRRGEVPMTDDDVHADRYLIAEETLSAAGFTWYEVSNWATSPGARCRHNELYWRGADWWGAGPGAHSHVGGVRWWNVKHPGAYAQALGEGRSPGAGRELLSGEERRVERILLELRLAEGCPLDLLRPAGTAAAARALEDGLLEPEPYGRGRAVLTLRGRLLADAVVRDLVD, from the coding sequence ATGCCTTCCGTACTGCCTGATGGTGAGCCCGTGCCCGAGGACGGCGCACTGCCCGCGACCGCGTTGGCCGGGGCGGAGCGGCGGCCACTGGGGTTCTATCTGCACGTGCCGTACTGCGCCACCCGCTGCGGCTACTGCGACTTCAACACCTACACCGCCAGTGAGCTGCGCGGCTCCGGCGGCGTGCTCGCCTCCCGGGACAACTACGCCGAGCTGGTCGCCGAGGAGGTGCGGCTGGCGCGGAAGGTGCTGGGGGACGACCCGCGGCCCGTGCGGACCGTATTCGTGGGCGGCGGGACCCCGACCCTGCTCGCCGCGGCGGACCTCGGGCGGATGCTCGGGACGATCCGGGAGGAGTTCGGGCTGGCCGAAGAGGCCGAGATCACGACCGAGGCGAATCCGGAGTCCGTCGATCCGCAGTATCTGGCGGAGCTGCGGGAGGCGGGGTTCAACCGGATCTCCTTCGGGATGCAGAGCGCCCGGCAGCACGTCCTGAAGGTGCTGGACCGTACGCACACCCCGGGGCGGCCGGAGGCGTGTGTGACCGAGGCGCGGGCGGCCGGATTCGACCATGTGAACCTGGACCTGATCTACGGGACACCGGGAGAGAGCGACGCGGACTGGCGGGCCTCCCTGGAAGCCGCGCTCGGGGCCGGGCCGGACCATGTGTCGGCGTATGCGCTGATCGTCGAGGAGGGCACCCAGCTGGCGCGGCGGATCCGGCGCGGCGAGGTCCCGATGACCGACGACGATGTGCACGCGGACCGCTATCTGATCGCCGAGGAGACCCTGTCGGCCGCCGGATTCACCTGGTACGAGGTCTCCAACTGGGCGACCTCGCCCGGCGCGCGCTGCCGGCACAACGAGCTGTACTGGCGCGGCGCCGACTGGTGGGGCGCCGGACCCGGTGCGCACAGCCATGTGGGCGGCGTGCGGTGGTGGAACGTGAAGCACCCCGGGGCGTACGCACAGGCCCTGGGCGAGGGCAGGTCGCCCGGCGCGGGCCGGGAGCTGCTCTCCGGCGAGGAGCGCCGGGTGGAGCGGATCCTGCTGGAGCTGCGGCTGGCCGAGGGGTGCCCACTGGACCTGCTGCGCCCGGCCGGGACGGCGGCCGCGGCACGCGCGCTGGAGGACGGCCTGCTGGAGCCGGAGCCGTACGGGCGGGGGCGGGCCGTGCTCACCCTGCGGGGACGGCTGCTGGCGGACGCGGTGGTGCGGGATCTGGTGGACTGA
- a CDS encoding AMP-dependent synthetase/ligase: MTDTQILLENRPPSLATHFLQRVEATPDQEAYRYPVPSASGEGPDDWRSLTWRECADRVYAIAAGLIDLGIRPEERVALACATRVEWILADLGVLAAGAATTTVYPTTNADETAFILSDSGSRVLIAEDAAQLAKVRAQRDELPELAHVVVIEAEDAVPAADDPEGWVLSLAELEKRGTAHLERHPDAVRGRMDALRGDQLATLIYTSGTTGRPKGVRLAHDSWSYMAIVIGTQEGLLYPDDLQYLWLPLAHVFGKVLTAGQIYVGHATAVDGRVDKIIENMPVVRPTYMCAVPRIFEKVYNGVAQRAREGGAAKYKIFQWAAGVAREYARTSQDNFRRTGTASVPFGLKTQHALADKLVYAKLREAFGGRLRAAVSGSAALTPDIGYFFAGAGINILEGYGLTESSAASFLNPADYRTGTVGKAFPGLEVRFAEDGEVLLRGPGIMQGYHGLPELTAQVLESDGWFHTGDIGELSPDGYLRITDRKKDLIKTSGGKYVAPAEVEGQFKAVCPFVSNILVHGADRNYCTALIALDEPTIMKWAGDHGLEGKSYAEVVATDEVRELIEGYVRTLNEGLQRWQTIKKFRLLPRDLDVEHGELTPSLKLKRPVVEREYKALIEDMYAGTKEV; this comes from the coding sequence GTGACCGACACACAGATCTTGCTCGAGAACCGGCCGCCGTCCCTGGCGACGCACTTCCTCCAGCGCGTCGAGGCGACCCCGGACCAGGAGGCGTACCGCTACCCGGTGCCCTCCGCCTCGGGCGAGGGTCCCGACGACTGGCGGTCGCTGACCTGGCGGGAATGCGCGGACCGGGTGTACGCCATCGCCGCCGGGCTGATCGATCTGGGGATCCGCCCCGAGGAGCGGGTGGCGCTGGCCTGCGCCACCCGTGTCGAGTGGATCCTGGCCGACCTCGGCGTGCTGGCCGCGGGCGCGGCGACCACCACGGTCTACCCGACCACCAACGCCGACGAGACCGCCTTCATCCTCTCCGACTCCGGCAGCCGGGTGCTGATCGCCGAGGACGCGGCGCAGCTCGCCAAGGTGCGGGCGCAGCGCGATGAGCTCCCCGAGCTCGCCCATGTGGTGGTGATCGAGGCCGAGGACGCGGTCCCCGCCGCGGACGACCCGGAGGGCTGGGTGCTCTCGCTCGCCGAACTGGAGAAGCGGGGCACGGCTCATCTGGAGCGCCATCCGGACGCCGTACGGGGGCGGATGGACGCCCTGCGCGGCGATCAGCTGGCGACGCTCATCTACACCTCCGGTACCACCGGGCGCCCCAAGGGCGTACGGCTGGCGCATGACTCCTGGTCGTACATGGCCATCGTGATCGGCACCCAGGAGGGGCTGCTCTACCCCGACGATCTGCAGTACCTGTGGCTGCCGCTCGCGCATGTCTTCGGCAAGGTGCTGACGGCGGGGCAGATCTACGTCGGCCACGCCACGGCGGTGGACGGCCGGGTGGACAAGATCATCGAGAATATGCCGGTGGTCCGGCCGACCTACATGTGTGCCGTGCCGCGGATCTTCGAAAAGGTCTACAACGGAGTGGCCCAGCGGGCACGCGAGGGCGGGGCGGCCAAGTACAAGATCTTCCAGTGGGCGGCCGGGGTCGCCCGGGAGTACGCCAGGACCTCTCAGGACAACTTCCGCCGTACCGGCACCGCCTCCGTGCCCTTCGGTCTCAAGACCCAGCACGCGCTGGCCGACAAGCTCGTCTACGCCAAGCTGCGCGAGGCGTTCGGCGGCCGGCTGCGGGCCGCGGTGTCCGGCTCCGCCGCGCTCACGCCCGACATCGGCTACTTCTTCGCGGGCGCCGGCATCAACATCCTGGAGGGCTACGGCCTGACCGAGTCCAGCGCCGCCAGCTTCCTCAACCCGGCGGACTACCGCACCGGCACGGTCGGCAAGGCGTTCCCGGGCCTGGAGGTGCGGTTCGCCGAGGACGGCGAGGTGCTGCTGCGCGGCCCCGGCATCATGCAGGGCTACCACGGGCTGCCGGAGCTGACCGCGCAGGTGCTGGAGTCCGACGGCTGGTTCCACACCGGGGACATCGGGGAGCTGTCCCCTGACGGCTATCTGCGGATCACCGACCGCAAGAAGGACCTGATCAAGACCTCGGGCGGCAAGTACGTCGCCCCGGCGGAGGTCGAGGGCCAGTTCAAGGCGGTGTGCCCGTTCGTCTCCAACATCCTGGTGCACGGCGCCGATCGCAACTACTGCACCGCGCTGATCGCCCTCGACGAGCCGACGATCATGAAGTGGGCGGGCGACCACGGGCTCGAGGGCAAGTCCTACGCGGAGGTCGTGGCCACCGACGAGGTGCGGGAGCTGATCGAGGGCTATGTGCGCACGCTCAACGAGGGGCTTCAGCGCTGGCAGACGATCAAGAAGTTCCGGCTGCTGCCGCGCGATCTGGACGTGGAGCACGGCGAGTTGACCCCCAGCCTGAAGCTCAAGCGGCCGGTGGTCGAGCGTGAGTACAAGGCTCTGATCGAGGACATGTACGCGGGCACGAAAGAGGTTTAA